In Spirochaetota bacterium, the genomic window CATGGTCCAGGAAAAATATTGATTACGCATTAAAATTTTTTAACGCTCATCAAATATGGTTAGGTATTCCCGCCTATGGTTATATATGGAAAAATGGCATGTATTACTCTGTCATCACCATGAGGTCATTGCCCAAATATATGTCACTTTATAGTAACTATCGCCACAGTTCCGGAACTGTTGTTATAGAATATACACAAAACAAAAACCACTACATTGCGTATGTTCCTGATTCAAAACTGCAAAACCAGTTGTGTGAGTTAGCTACTTCCTACAAGCTCAAAGGTATTGCGCTGTGGCGTTTGGGATTTGAATAAAAAAGAAAAAGGGAAGCGTGTTAGCCTCCCTTTCTTTAGGGGTAGAATTATGGGTAATGTTAAAATTTAACTTCTGTTTTTACAAAGATCTTGGTGTCAGGATCATCCAATGCTTCAGACTTAACATTCTGGTAATACACCACAGCCCTCAGGCCATTAGCCACATGATACCCTAACCCTGCTGCCCATGCTGTCACCTTTGATTTGTCAAGATCATTGTTTTCGCCAAACGAATATCGACCAACTACTATAATCGGCATGCTTATGATAGTGTCTAACCTGATATTGAGCCAGCTATCAAACAATTTGTACTTATTTTCAACAGCAGCTTGCCCCAAAGCTTTAGTGCCCACCTCAGGAAGCAGGTACATAGCACCTAGTTTAAAAAGCTCATCGGAGTAAACCACACCACCACCCATGTACCTGTTGTAGTTGTCACTAATCGTGTCGTTGGTATCCTGGTTACGATAGATGCCAAAAATGTACAGGTCTTTAACTGGCATAATCGTTGCCATGCCATAGTATGCCTTGCCGTCATCACCAAGCTTTACCTCATCGGCATATTTATACCCTTCACCATTGGTATATGCGCCAGTGAACGTTACAAGTTTATTGAACAGGGAAACTTCTAAACTAACTCCCATATCTGCAGAATTGTCAATTGACTGTCCCTTTATACTAGTGCCGCTAAGATAATAGAGAACGGTTTTTGCCTGGTCTGCATAGTTTTGCTCTAGAAAGCGGTAATCACTCTGCTTGTCAACAAAACCAATAAGTGGTGTGCTAATCATGCCAAACTGAAACTTAACGTCAGCAATGTCAAACTTTTGCTTTGCTTCCACATAGGCATATTTCAAGTATACGGTGTATCCATTGGTTTTTGATTCTACCTTTGATGATGTGGCACCACCATCTTCAGTATACTTTGTTTCACTTTTAGCATCAACCTGGCCAACATCAGTGGTTACCCGCACACTCCATATATCATCCAGCTTCTTTTTGAAATCTAAATATACTCGTTTAATTGAAAAGGTATTGTTGTTTTCGGTCTGAGTTGTACTTGAATGTTTCAATTCCTTTGACCATTCTAAATATGCCAGCCCACCAACTTCCAGTTTTGGTTTTTCCGGTACCTTTTCCTCAGGCTTTGCTTCCTGCGCAAAACCAGCAGTTGCAATTGCTATCACCGCCAAAAACGCCATACATTTTACAAACTTCATTAAAACCTCCTTAAACTTTTGTTAAATTATTAGTGTTTCAATTGTTTAAAATCTGATTGTAAATAAGCAGCACTCTATAAAGTAATTTTGTGGCAATTGTTAAGTTTTTATAAATTTTAATTTTTTTAGATTTTCCACTTTCTGTTGAAATCACTGCCCCTTAACCTGTTATAGTAGCTATTTATTAAAATTCCATTTTTTGCGTCATGTGGTTGTGAGCTTTATTTAACTCACCAAAGATATATGACTTCATATATCCACATTTATCCCCTTACACATTTAAGAACCAAAATTTTGTTGTCTAAAAATATTCTATCAATAACGAGATGATTCGCATCGTAGTCAGGTCTAAAATATATTTTGTGTTAATTACTTTTTTATGTAACAGATAATTCTTTATTTAAATTATTTGTTCTACCAACTTTCTTCTCATCTTGTCCAGTCTCTATCCTCACCACAATTTTCTTATGCTCCTCACAACCATCAAGCGAGCGTATCATCCCTGATATGGCATTAATCAACATGGTTTGCAAAAATGGCTTCATAGAAATTGGTTTGCCATCAACCTCAAGCATGATCAGTTCTCGATTTCTATTCGCAAGATATTGCTTTTCAATGAAATCAACAATCTCCCTTGCATCATTTATATTAAACTGAGGTACGTTAACATCAAGTTGTGTATCCGTGGCCACAGCTATCAGGTTGTCATCATCGGTGCAAAGAAGATCATTGTATGCTTCTTTTCTGAACACCTCAATTTTTGGTTTCTTTGAGCGCTTGTATCCTTCAGTCAGTACTATATCCACATCTTCAAAATATTTTGTTACAAGTTCGTCTATCTCGGCATCATGGTCTGTGTCCTTCATCACAGCAACACTAAAAGGAGATGATATGACAGTGATAGCTGCACCAGCTTTCTTGTGGCGCCAGCTATCCTTCCCTTCATGATCTATGGTAAATCCATGCACATCGTGCTTAATAGTACCAACCCTCCAGCCCCGTTTTACAAGCTCATTAACTAACTTTTCTAATAGCGTAGTCTTCCCTGTTCCTGATCTACCAACAATAGAAATCACTATATTAGTCATAGTATCACCTCTAATGTAATTTTATCGTATTCCTGCCTCTTGCAAAAGATGCGTTGCATACATAAAACATCAATCTTCACCATCATTTGCCTGTTTTTGAAATTTAACTTCCTCACAGATGAACTCATACGCAAAACGGCCAAGATTTTTATAAAACTTTGTTTTTGCCTTTTCCAAAGTCAGCTTGTAAAAATATTCCATCCTTGGGTAAAGGTGTACTGTTAAAAGATCATTAAAAATGGTGGTGTAGTAGCTAACGTCTTTCCTGGCATTGCTATTCCCTTTAACAAGGAATATTTTGTGCAAGAGAAACTCTGCAAATTGTAGTAGAAATGCAATGTGATGGGGCTCAAAGTTTCCTATTATTTCAAACCCAGCTTTTTTGCATAGACCAATAATCTTCTCTGTCATAACTCCATGATTATCGTAAAATACATCTTCCATTAGCGATTCTACTCCATTTTGCTCACTAACAGATGCGCTCTCATCTAAAAGGATTGTATAATCTGTGAGTAGCAGATCAGTTTCTTCCACATTATCAGGAAGATATTTAACAAACTCAGGATATAGTTCACAAACAGCATCGCTCAATTCTAAAATCCTCTCGTAAATAGTAGCATAGGGTCTATAGAAACATTGAGTTAAATGCCTGTAGATTTCACTTCTAAACTGATCTCTTTTTCTTGCTTTCATCATCCCTTGCTAATTAGTATGTAATTGCCAATCCACTTTATACTTTGATAAGGCGTACCTTTGTATCATAAAAGGACACACTACCACCCACCGGATCTAATAAACACGTATTGTTTCGAAGAGAAGGATCGGTCCACATAGCTGCATTCGCATGTATGCCAGTACCCCTTTGTGGATCTCCATCTATAGTTTCCCCATCAATTACCATGTCGGTTGCTCCTGTAGCCCAGTGCCCAAAACCAAGAACAAAACTGATAACGCCAGGCCGTATATCTTCGGTAATAATCACCCTGCCTATCATTGATTTTTTGCTTCCATTTTTTAAATCCCATTCACCTGACGGGTTTGTTGAACTTACTACTTTAACACGATCATCTGCACCAAGACCAAGTCTTTCTGCATCTATTTTGTTTATAATAATGCCATTTTCTGGCATAATAGGTTTAAGCCAATAGTTAGTGGTGGTACGCGACTTCGTCTGTGTCACTGTTCTGTTGGTAATCAAATGCAAGTCATATCCTTTACTCATATCATCAAGCGTATCACCTTTGTAATTGCGTTGGGGCAAATATACAGCAATTCCTGGCATTGAACGTCCGGTGCCAGAATATTTATTGCTGGCTGTTTTCTCCTGATACATATTCAACAGTTTTCCATAGGCGTTTTTTACATGGTTACCTTCATAGACGTGAGAATATTCTTCAAAACGCCCTCCGCGGTTTAATATATATACAACCTTTTTCCAATAAGGTCCACATATTGCTTTCCACTTTTCTGCGTCAAAAACAGTTTTAGGAAGGTGGCGCCTGGCCTGCATAAACAGTGCAAGCTCTCTTTCGTTGGCATCAGGAACATCTTTACCAGGCCCATCACCCACAGCAATGTTTGCTACCGCACGGAGATAAAAATCTTCCGGGCGTTTGATATGTAAACCATCTCCTAATGCATCAGGACCAAACGCCTTAAGACCCAGTGATTCGGAAAAAGCCATAAGCATAGCTTCAAGGCTTATAGGCATATTCTCACCATACACACGTACCGTTTCAGGGATAGGTGCAATAGATGGCTGTCGTACCGGTTGCACTTTGTTAGGCATGTTTGGATGCGACCCTTGAAATTCCCAGCGCTCAAGATACGATAGATCAGGGAAAATATAGTCGGCATACATCGAAGAAGTACCTATAGTAATATCATTGGCAATAAATAGTGGAAGTTTGTTTACATCAGCAAGAACTTCAATATTGGTATGTCCTGCTGGCAGTGCATATGCAGGTGTTCCCATATAGAGGATGAGTGCCTTCACAGGGTAGGGATACGCATCACCTATGCTTGGGATAATCTCTTCATAGACGTCGCTTGAAAGCGGATACCAATTGCGCTTAGCTGGATAGCCCTCAAAGAGCGATGTTTTCTCATAGGCAATACCGTGACGTATGGAACTTACACCAAACGCTTCAATCTTTCCTTTTACTTTGGTAAGATCAAAAGGACCACCCTTCTTTCCATCATATCCGTAAGTACTGGCTGCAATCATACCACCTTTCCAGTCAAAGTTCCCTAATAACATATTGACCGACATCCAGGCCAGCACATTATAAAAGCCATTGGTATGCTGTGCCGGCCCTCTGTGGATATCCACTGAAGCTTGCTTGCCATACGTTGTGAGCTCCCTGCATACATCTTCAACATCCTGTGGCTGTACACCTGCTATCTTGCACCATTTTTGGAAAGTATTCTGACTTGCCGATTCTTTAAGTAGCTGTAGGGATGATTTGACCATAATCATTTTCCCGTCATGAAAAATCTGACGATCAACAAAGAGGTCACCATAAACTTGAATATTCTCACTGTTAGGATCAAAAAATACAGGATTGCCATTAACCAAAGCGCAAAGTGTATTCCCGTTTCCCCTGATGAACTTGCCCGGCTTACCATCTTTTACCTCAACAAGCCATGTGGCGTTTGACCATGATTTTTCGCCTATTGCTTTTGCTGCTCCCTTCGTGGCACACTGTAAAAAACGCTGATCATATTTGCCATTATCAATAATCCAGCGTATAATTGCTAATGCCAGTGCAGCATCCTCACCAGGTTTTACTGGCAGCCATTTGTGCGCTTTTGAGGCAAGCTTAGAAAAGCGTGGATCTGCCACAGCTATCTTCGTTTTACCACTGGCTAAGTTTGCCGTAAGTCGGACAGTTCTATTCGTTGGCCCATAATTTGCTTCAAAAAGGTTTGCTCCTACAAAAAGTACATAGCGGGCATGTTCCAGATCGGTTTGCCAGTAGAATTTCTGACCATCTTTAAATTTCCCATCAATATACTGTTCGCTAATTGCCTTGCAGGTAAAATACAGTGAACCCTGACACACTGTCGTATGGCCATGAAGGTTTGTGGTACCAAAAGCAGCACCAAAACGTTTGATAAAATCACTACGACCACCTTTGAGTCTGCCCCATGCTATTACCAGTTGATTGTTCTTAGGCCCTAGATCGGGATGATCAGGATCTATGAGGGTATTAATAAATTCTGCATATTTCCTTTTAAAGGTTTCAAGCAATTGATTTTTTTGCTGAGGATTCTTTTCATCCCAATATTTCTGAATATCTTCTGCCATATTTTTGGCCACTTTCCCATCTTTTAAGGCCATAATTGATCTGAGCCCTTCTACATTCCTATTTTCCTCTCCCCTTACGTGTGCAAAGAGCTTTCCCCCTTCAACAATTTCTTTTACTGCCACATCAAAAGGTATGCTTTTCCACCTGTTAGATCCTCTTGGACCATCACGTTTTAAAACCTTTACTATCCTGTAGGGATCATAGGCAGTCTGTACACCGGCTTGACCTTTTGGACAAAGTCCCGCATCTATTTGAGCAGCCTCCTCCACAGAGGTATTCATAGAAATATTTGGTACCATATTGAAAGGATTGTAGGGATTACCATCGATTTTTACAGCAACATTGTTTTGTATTTTCGCTTTAATTCCACATCCGGTATTACAATTAAGACACACCGAATAAATGATATTCTCAGGATTGTTCAGTATCGAAGGTTCATCGGGTCTTGAACTTTCAATAATTGCATTGGGGTTATTCTTACAACCCATAATACCCATAAGTGTTGCTATTCCGGCGCTTCCCAGAAGAGCTCCCGTAGTTTCTTTTACAAAGGTTCTGCGAGATAATTTCCTATTTTTCATTACTATCATCTCCTCCTAATTTTCCTTTTCAATATATGTTGATAAAATTTTATGGCTAAAATAGAAAAGGGCAAGGCCAAATGCTATCACAAAGAGGGTGATGAGATATTCAACCATTGTTGGCGAGTAGTTAAAATTAAGACGGGCATGGGTGAACGCTTCATTAAGGCCTTTCAGTTCAGGGATTGATTGCCCGGGTATAAGTATATTCAAGCGCGTTGAGATAAACGTAGTAACAATGATAAATGCCCCTATCGCAAGCTTTGTAACAGATTGGGCATTGAATATGAGATAGAAACCGATTATAGCTCCACCTACATGGATTAGCCAAAACACCCACCAGAATTTTCCAAATAGGATAAGATAGATAGTTTCTTTCAGGTGTGATATTGGTGACCACAGTGCAAGGCTGTACTCGCTAAATTCCCCCATAAAATAGACAGCAATTCCTGCAAGAATGATTTTTCTAAGATACGGATAAGGCCCCTGCTCTGGAGTATCTATCGCAGCAGATTCCCCTCTAAGGTAGTAATAAACCAGAAGCAGAGCAGATGCCCCGGAAGTGATTGCTGATGTGAGAAAAAGCACCGGAAGTATTGCAGAACTCCAGAATGGCTTGGCATCAACAACACCAAAAAAAGCACCACTCTGGCTGGGATATGCAATAGAGAGCAGTAATCCAAGCAATAACAAGGGGACAAGCCATCCAGTCTTATCATTAACTACATTAGCCTGCCGTCTTTTCACACTCAAAAAAAGCATGATACCCACAAGTACAAGAAAGATGCTATACATCCAGGCATTGAACGCAAGCATAGATCCAAAATTAGGAGAAATCCCAACACGGTACGCACGAAACGGACGTCCCAGATCAAGCCATATTGCCAGAAGGCCAGTTATAAGGCTACAAGCAGAGACCAAAAGTGTAGTATTGAGATTTTCTCTTAATCCTTTAATTCCTTTCAGATACCCAATTACACCAACTGCAAAAGCTCCACCCGAAATACCCACAGCGTGAAAATATACCGCTATCCAAATTCCCCAGGGAACATAGCTCCCATATCCCGCAAGCCGTTCACCTGAAATTACTTTTATTAAAAGTCCTATTACTCCAGGAACAAATAGGCATAACCATAAGATCTTTAATTTTTTAAGCATAGTCTCGTTATTGAACACTTGTATCCATGATAAAAGTTTTGCTATCATATACCACCTCACACTAAATAGATGACTTCGGGCTTTGTGCCTTTCTCTTCAAGTAGCTTCATCTGATTGCTCGATTTTGCCATTTCAGCCACAAGGCTTCTGGCGTCATTTGCATCACCAAAATAATTTGCACGGCCTATACAGGTGCTCACACACTGCGGCAAAAGCCCCTGCTCAATCCTGTGTAAGCAGAAGTGACATTTACGGGCATTCCCTACAGGTGAACCATGACCTTCACGGCTCCATGATTTGTTGTATTCATTTGACGGTTGTTTCTCGTATGGTTGAATCTCCGGGGTATGTTCAGTATAATAATTTCCAAAATCGCTGGTACGGGCACCATAGGGACATGCAGTAAGACAATACCGACAGCCAATACATCTATCGTAATCTATAATGACCACGCCATCTGGTCGTTTCCACGTAGCGCGGACAGGACAGACCGATACGCATGAGGGATTATTGCACTGCATGCAGGGTCTTGGGAAAAAGCGCGTTATCTGGTGAGGGTATTGACCAATATGTTCAGTTATCACTGGCCTATACACAACCCCCGGTGGAAGTTTGTTCTCAGCAATACATGCAACTGTACACGCATGACAACCCACGCATTTTCTTGTATCTATCACCATTAACCATCGACGCTCTTCCATTGGTTTAAAAAGTGCACGGCGAAGCTCATTTTGCATCCTGACAAGGATATCAACTTCTCCAGCACCATCCTGAACCGGGGGTATTTTGTGTGTTGTTATAGGGCCTTTTGGCACAGCTGGATTTGGTATAATTCTTGATATTACAGTGGACATC contains:
- a CDS encoding molybdopterin-dependent oxidoreductase, with translation MKNRKLSRRTFVKETTGALLGSAGIATLMGIMGCKNNPNAIIESSRPDEPSILNNPENIIYSVCLNCNTGCGIKAKIQNNVAVKIDGNPYNPFNMVPNISMNTSVEEAAQIDAGLCPKGQAGVQTAYDPYRIVKVLKRDGPRGSNRWKSIPFDVAVKEIVEGGKLFAHVRGEENRNVEGLRSIMALKDGKVAKNMAEDIQKYWDEKNPQQKNQLLETFKRKYAEFINTLIDPDHPDLGPKNNQLVIAWGRLKGGRSDFIKRFGAAFGTTNLHGHTTVCQGSLYFTCKAISEQYIDGKFKDGQKFYWQTDLEHARYVLFVGANLFEANYGPTNRTVRLTANLASGKTKIAVADPRFSKLASKAHKWLPVKPGEDAALALAIIRWIIDNGKYDQRFLQCATKGAAKAIGEKSWSNATWLVEVKDGKPGKFIRGNGNTLCALVNGNPVFFDPNSENIQVYGDLFVDRQIFHDGKMIMVKSSLQLLKESASQNTFQKWCKIAGVQPQDVEDVCRELTTYGKQASVDIHRGPAQHTNGFYNVLAWMSVNMLLGNFDWKGGMIAASTYGYDGKKGGPFDLTKVKGKIEAFGVSSIRHGIAYEKTSLFEGYPAKRNWYPLSSDVYEEIIPSIGDAYPYPVKALILYMGTPAYALPAGHTNIEVLADVNKLPLFIANDITIGTSSMYADYIFPDLSYLERWEFQGSHPNMPNKVQPVRQPSIAPIPETVRVYGENMPISLEAMLMAFSESLGLKAFGPDALGDGLHIKRPEDFYLRAVANIAVGDGPGKDVPDANERELALFMQARRHLPKTVFDAEKWKAICGPYWKKVVYILNRGGRFEEYSHVYEGNHVKNAYGKLLNMYQEKTASNKYSGTGRSMPGIAVYLPQRNYKGDTLDDMSKGYDLHLITNRTVTQTKSRTTTNYWLKPIMPENGIIINKIDAERLGLGADDRVKVVSSTNPSGEWDLKNGSKKSMIGRVIITEDIRPGVISFVLGFGHWATGATDMVIDGETIDGDPQRGTGIHANAAMWTDPSLRNNTCLLDPVGGSVSFYDTKVRLIKV
- the mobB gene encoding molybdopterin-guanine dinucleotide biosynthesis protein B, with the translated sequence MTNIVISIVGRSGTGKTTLLEKLVNELVKRGWRVGTIKHDVHGFTIDHEGKDSWRHKKAGAAITVISSPFSVAVMKDTDHDAEIDELVTKYFEDVDIVLTEGYKRSKKPKIEVFRKEAYNDLLCTDDDNLIAVATDTQLDVNVPQFNINDAREIVDFIEKQYLANRNRELIMLEVDGKPISMKPFLQTMLINAISGMIRSLDGCEEHKKIVVRIETGQDEKKVGRTNNLNKELSVT
- the nrfD gene encoding NrfD/PsrC family molybdoenzyme membrane anchor subunit, with the translated sequence MIAKLLSWIQVFNNETMLKKLKILWLCLFVPGVIGLLIKVISGERLAGYGSYVPWGIWIAVYFHAVGISGGAFAVGVIGYLKGIKGLRENLNTTLLVSACSLITGLLAIWLDLGRPFRAYRVGISPNFGSMLAFNAWMYSIFLVLVGIMLFLSVKRRQANVVNDKTGWLVPLLLLGLLLSIAYPSQSGAFFGVVDAKPFWSSAILPVLFLTSAITSGASALLLVYYYLRGESAAIDTPEQGPYPYLRKIILAGIAVYFMGEFSEYSLALWSPISHLKETIYLILFGKFWWVFWLIHVGGAIIGFYLIFNAQSVTKLAIGAFIIVTTFISTRLNILIPGQSIPELKGLNEAFTHARLNFNYSPTMVEYLITLFVIAFGLALFYFSHKILSTYIEKEN
- a CDS encoding 4Fe-4S dicluster domain-containing protein, whose product is MAKKQSTKSPKQTDEVLRSAVDDNESSDEAYSLTPIDRKRAITLIGSAIGLGVMSTVISRIIPNPAVPKGPITTHKIPPVQDGAGEVDILVRMQNELRRALFKPMEERRWLMVIDTRKCVGCHACTVACIAENKLPPGVVYRPVITEHIGQYPHQITRFFPRPCMQCNNPSCVSVCPVRATWKRPDGVVIIDYDRCIGCRYCLTACPYGARTSDFGNYYTEHTPEIQPYEKQPSNEYNKSWSREGHGSPVGNARKCHFCLHRIEQGLLPQCVSTCIGRANYFGDANDARSLVAEMAKSSNQMKLLEEKGTKPEVIYLV